The Aureimonas mangrovi genome includes a region encoding these proteins:
- a CDS encoding OmpA family protein: MKKIIVATASLAILAGCTTNPYTGEQQISRTAAGAGIGAGAGALGGLLVGELAGLDRSDSALIGAGIGTIAGGGIGVYMDRQEADLRRQLQGTGVSVTRVGDRIILNMPSNITFATDQDQVRSEFYPTLTSVAIVLNRYDQSIVDVVGHTDNVGSAQYNFGLSQRRASSVAGFLQNQGVNGRRLNVQGQGLSQPIASNATEQGRAQNRRVEISISPLQAG, encoded by the coding sequence ATGAAGAAGATCATCGTCGCCACAGCGTCGCTCGCCATCCTCGCGGGCTGCACCACCAATCCCTATACCGGCGAGCAGCAGATTTCGCGCACCGCGGCCGGCGCGGGTATCGGTGCGGGCGCGGGCGCGCTGGGCGGCCTTCTCGTCGGTGAGCTCGCGGGTCTCGACCGCAGCGATTCCGCGCTGATCGGCGCCGGCATCGGCACGATCGCAGGTGGCGGCATCGGCGTCTACATGGACCGTCAGGAGGCCGACCTGCGCCGCCAGCTGCAGGGCACGGGCGTCTCGGTGACCCGCGTCGGCGATCGCATCATCCTGAACATGCCGTCCAACATCACCTTCGCAACCGATCAGGACCAGGTCCGCTCGGAGTTCTACCCGACGTTGACCTCGGTCGCGATCGTCCTCAACCGCTACGACCAGTCGATCGTCGACGTCGTCGGCCACACCGACAATGTCGGCTCGGCACAGTACAATTTCGGCCTGTCGCAGCGGCGCGCCTCCAGCGTCGCGGGCTTCCTGCAGAACCAGGGCGTCAACGGCCGTCGCCTGAACGTGCAGGGTCAGGGCCTGTCGCAGCCGATCGCGTCGAACGCCACGGAGCAGGGCCGCGCGCAGAACCGCCGGGTCGAGATTTCCATCTCGCCGCTCCAGGCCGGCTGA
- a CDS encoding argininosuccinate lyase has product MSSINLRAAAAAIILTASCAGASAQEAEGPMRDQFFWLGEINKASAVINSQEGLLDPALTPRIAQGIRTVLENGAAEGAKRPSTVISFEPLMIEAAGVEVTLLHAGRSSQDMHATYRAAILRDRLLELAEELNTTTRTLVELADQHQGTIVPNYTNGVAAQPNSYGHYLLGHVAGLERDAQRIREAYARIDRSAMGTTVLNGTSWPLNRERMADYLGFASTVDNAYDASQISSTEHPVEVGALVTSIALHAGHFVEDVMVQYAQPRPWILLQEGGGNTYVSSAMPQKRNPGILNDARGAASTAIATAFGPVLRAHNITPGQNDAKDVSANNEVIDNAVEVLQAWNEIAGALAIDPERALEELDSDWTASQEVADILMREHGLPFRAGHHFASEIVDFAKAENIRPSEFPYAEAQRIYAESLGDMDLPSDELPMSEEEFRNALDPQVIIANRASAGGPQPAEMTRMLEAARGALDRQDAWVRERREHIDASLARLGADFEDLMAEAD; this is encoded by the coding sequence ATGTCCAGCATCAATCTGCGCGCCGCAGCGGCGGCGATCATCCTGACTGCGTCCTGTGCGGGCGCGAGCGCCCAGGAGGCCGAGGGTCCAATGCGCGACCAGTTCTTCTGGCTCGGCGAGATCAACAAGGCGAGCGCCGTCATCAACTCGCAGGAAGGTCTGCTCGACCCGGCGCTGACCCCGCGCATCGCGCAAGGCATCCGCACGGTGCTGGAGAACGGCGCGGCCGAGGGCGCGAAGCGCCCCTCCACCGTCATCAGCTTCGAACCGCTGATGATCGAGGCGGCGGGCGTCGAGGTGACGCTGCTGCATGCCGGCCGCTCCAGCCAGGACATGCACGCGACCTATCGGGCCGCGATCCTGCGTGACAGGCTTCTGGAGCTGGCGGAAGAACTCAACACCACGACGCGCACGCTGGTGGAGCTTGCCGACCAGCACCAGGGCACGATCGTCCCGAACTACACCAACGGCGTCGCGGCACAGCCCAACAGCTACGGCCATTACCTTCTCGGCCATGTCGCAGGGCTCGAGCGCGACGCGCAGCGCATCCGCGAGGCCTATGCCCGCATCGACCGCTCGGCGATGGGAACCACTGTCCTCAACGGCACGAGCTGGCCTCTGAACCGCGAGCGCATGGCCGACTATCTCGGCTTCGCCTCCACCGTCGACAATGCCTATGACGCCTCGCAGATTTCCTCCACGGAGCATCCCGTCGAGGTCGGCGCGCTGGTTACGAGCATCGCTCTGCACGCCGGCCATTTCGTCGAGGACGTGATGGTGCAGTACGCCCAGCCGCGCCCGTGGATCCTTCTGCAGGAGGGCGGCGGCAACACCTACGTTTCGAGCGCCATGCCGCAGAAGCGCAACCCGGGCATCCTGAACGATGCGCGCGGCGCCGCCTCGACGGCGATCGCCACCGCCTTCGGCCCGGTCCTGCGGGCGCATAACATCACCCCCGGCCAGAACGACGCCAAGGACGTCTCGGCCAACAACGAGGTGATCGACAACGCCGTCGAGGTCCTTCAGGCGTGGAACGAGATCGCGGGCGCGCTCGCGATCGATCCCGAGCGCGCGCTGGAGGAACTCGACAGCGACTGGACAGCCTCGCAGGAGGTCGCCGACATCCTGATGCGCGAGCACGGCCTGCCCTTCCGCGCCGGCCATCATTTCGCGTCGGAAATCGTGGACTTCGCCAAGGCCGAGAACATCCGCCCGAGCGAGTTCCCTTACGCCGAGGCCCAGCGCATCTACGCCGAGTCCCTCGGCGACATGGACCTGCCCTCGGACGAGCTGCCGATGAGCGAGGAAGAGTTCCGCAACGCGCTCGATCCGCAGGTGATCATCGCCAACCGCGCTTCGGCCGGCGGCCCGCAGCCGGCCGAGATGACGCGGATGCTGGAGGCCGCGCGCGGAGCGCTCGACCGGCAGGATGCCTGGGTGCGCGAGCGGCGCGAGCATATCGACGCCTCGCTGGCGCGGCTCGGCGCCGACTTCGAGGACCTGATGGCCGAGGCGGACTGA
- a CDS encoding tripartite tricarboxylate transporter permease, which produces MEIFGNLAGNVALGFDTALSASNLFYCFIGVLLGTVIGVIPGIGALAAISMLFPITFHLDPTSALIMLAGIWYGSTYGGSTAAILLNIPGTPSTAVTSLDGYPMSRQGRGGVALLMTTIASFIGGSIGILLMMLFAPVIATYALSFGSAEYFALMLLGLVAASTIADGSAIKGLAMVVLGIAFGTVGMDLYTGSQRFTFGMLQLSDGISLVALAMGLFGIAEIIASIRHVHAGHVDRKSVSLRSMKPTRDDMRRSVMPMARGASIGSFFGTLPGTGPSVAAFMAYAMEKRVARDKSRFGKGAIEGIMAPESANNAADQTSFIPTMTLGIPGSPTMALMLGALIIHGITPGPQLMTTQPSLFWGLVMSFWIGNVLLVLLNVPLIGLWVRLLLIPYHLLYPAVLMFICIGVFTVNNNAFDVWLVAFFGALGYLMRLLGFQPAPLLLGFVLGPLMEEHFRRAMLISRGDLMTFIDRPISGTVMAMTGLLLVWSAVGAYRGWQARRGERAAQRMAASARE; this is translated from the coding sequence ATGGAAATCTTCGGCAATCTGGCGGGCAACGTCGCACTCGGCTTCGACACCGCGCTTTCGGCGTCCAATCTCTTCTACTGCTTCATCGGCGTCCTTCTGGGCACCGTCATCGGCGTCATCCCCGGCATCGGCGCGCTCGCGGCGATCTCGATGCTGTTCCCGATCACCTTCCATCTCGACCCGACCTCGGCGCTGATCATGCTCGCCGGCATCTGGTACGGCTCGACCTATGGCGGATCGACCGCAGCGATCCTCCTCAACATTCCCGGCACGCCCTCCACCGCCGTCACCTCGCTGGACGGCTACCCGATGAGCCGGCAGGGACGCGGCGGCGTCGCGCTCCTGATGACCACGATCGCCTCCTTCATCGGCGGCTCGATCGGCATCCTCCTGATGATGCTCTTCGCGCCGGTGATCGCGACCTACGCGCTCTCCTTCGGCTCGGCGGAATATTTCGCGCTGATGCTGCTCGGTCTCGTCGCGGCGTCCACTATCGCCGACGGTTCGGCGATCAAGGGACTGGCGATGGTCGTCCTCGGCATCGCGTTCGGCACGGTCGGCATGGACCTGTACACCGGCTCGCAGCGCTTCACCTTCGGCATGCTGCAGCTTTCGGACGGCATCAGCCTCGTCGCGCTCGCGATGGGCCTTTTCGGCATCGCCGAGATCATCGCCTCCATTCGTCATGTCCACGCCGGCCATGTGGACCGCAAGAGCGTGTCGCTGCGGTCCATGAAGCCGACGAGGGACGATATGCGCCGCTCGGTCATGCCGATGGCGCGCGGCGCGAGCATCGGCTCGTTCTTCGGCACCCTGCCCGGCACCGGGCCCTCCGTCGCCGCCTTCATGGCCTACGCAATGGAAAAGCGCGTGGCGCGCGACAAGTCGCGCTTCGGCAAGGGCGCCATCGAAGGCATCATGGCACCGGAATCGGCTAACAACGCTGCCGATCAGACATCCTTCATCCCCACGATGACGCTCGGCATCCCCGGCAGCCCGACGATGGCGCTGATGCTCGGCGCGCTGATCATCCACGGCATCACGCCCGGCCCGCAGCTCATGACGACTCAGCCGAGCCTGTTCTGGGGCCTCGTGATGAGCTTCTGGATCGGCAACGTCCTGCTCGTCCTGCTCAACGTACCGCTGATCGGCCTGTGGGTCCGCCTCCTGCTGATCCCCTATCACCTGCTCTATCCGGCGGTGCTGATGTTCATCTGCATCGGCGTCTTCACGGTCAACAACAACGCCTTCGATGTCTGGCTCGTCGCCTTCTTCGGCGCGCTCGGCTACCTGATGCGCCTCCTCGGCTTCCAGCCCGCACCGCTGCTTCTCGGCTTCGTGCTCGGGCCGCTGATGGAGGAGCATTTCCGGCGCGCCATGCTGATCTCGCGCGGCGACCTGATGACCTTCATCGATCGCCCGATTTCCGGCACGGTGATGGCGATGACCGGTCTTCTCCTCGTGTGGAGCGCGGTCGGCGCCTATCGTGGCTGGCAGGCACGCCGCGGGGAGCGAGCGGCGCAGCGCATGGCTGCTTCTGCCCGCGAATAG
- a CDS encoding tripartite tricarboxylate transporter TctB family protein: MYQRDYRNIAGGALLLLTGILIAWYASATLDFGTVRRMGPGMFPMSIGVILAVFGIALMIPAFFRAGDFEAIEWRAAIAVLAGVGAFALAIRPLGLVPAIILLLVVSSLAERRFRPVSLLVMCVTLPLAAYLIFRVGLGLPLAMARWPF, from the coding sequence ATGTATCAGCGCGACTATCGCAACATTGCGGGAGGGGCACTGCTTCTCCTGACGGGTATCCTGATCGCCTGGTATGCGAGCGCGACGCTCGACTTCGGCACCGTGCGACGTATGGGTCCGGGCATGTTCCCGATGTCGATCGGCGTGATCCTCGCCGTCTTCGGCATAGCGCTGATGATCCCCGCCTTCTTCCGCGCCGGCGACTTCGAGGCAATCGAATGGCGGGCGGCGATCGCCGTTCTTGCCGGCGTCGGTGCCTTCGCACTGGCCATCCGCCCCCTCGGTCTTGTCCCGGCCATCATCTTGCTCCTCGTCGTCTCCTCGCTGGCCGAGCGCCGGTTCCGCCCCGTCTCGCTGCTCGTCATGTGCGTGACGCTGCCGCTCGCGGCCTATCTCATCTTCCGCGTCGGGCTCGGCCTGCCGCTTGCCATGGCCCGGTGGCCCTTCTGA
- a CDS encoding cryptochrome/photolyase family protein gives MARLRFVLGDQLTRDLSSLRDWKPGDVVLMAEVADEATYVRHHQRKIAFLFSAMRHFADELRRRKVTVDYVALDDCGNSGSFTGELERALKRYDVEGVIVTEPGEWRVKAMIEGWESRLGVPVEIRADDRFLCDQEAFAELTGGSKTLLMETFYRNMRKRTGYLMTASGEPEGGRWNFDEDNRESLPRDVEPPERPTYSVDETTEAVLALVARRFGNHFGSLDDFDYPVTRRQALGYLRWFVREALPEFGRYQDAMREGEPLLFHSHLSALINCGLLTPAECCGAAEKAFRDGHAPINAAEGFVRQIIGWREFIRGVYWREMPGYGEKNALDARRALPDFFWTGQTEMNCLAQSIGETRAYAYAHHIQRLMVIGNFCLLAGFDPRQVQEWYLVVYHDAYEWVEMPNVVGMILYADDGLFATKPYAASGNYINRMSDYCRSCRYDVKQRTGEDACPFNYLYWDFVARNEKRLAQNPRTGRVVSTLHRMDAGKVATMRADASRFLDGLPSSGDY, from the coding sequence ATGGCCCGCCTTCGCTTCGTTCTCGGCGACCAGTTGACCCGCGACCTCTCCAGCCTGCGCGATTGGAAGCCCGGCGACGTCGTGCTGATGGCCGAGGTCGCGGACGAGGCGACCTATGTGCGCCACCACCAGCGCAAGATCGCCTTTCTGTTTTCCGCCATGCGCCATTTCGCGGACGAACTGCGCAGGCGGAAAGTGACGGTCGACTATGTCGCGCTCGACGATTGCGGAAACTCGGGAAGCTTCACCGGCGAGCTGGAGCGCGCCCTGAAGCGGTACGATGTCGAGGGCGTCATCGTCACCGAGCCGGGCGAGTGGCGGGTGAAGGCAATGATCGAGGGGTGGGAGAGCCGCCTCGGTGTCCCCGTCGAGATCCGGGCCGACGATCGCTTCCTGTGCGACCAGGAGGCGTTCGCGGAGCTTACCGGCGGCAGCAAGACGCTCCTGATGGAGACGTTCTACCGCAATATGCGAAAGCGCACCGGCTATCTGATGACGGCGTCCGGCGAGCCGGAGGGCGGACGCTGGAACTTCGACGAGGACAATCGCGAGAGCCTGCCGCGCGACGTCGAGCCGCCCGAGCGCCCGACCTATTCTGTGGACGAGACGACAGAGGCGGTGCTGGCCCTTGTCGCGCGCCGCTTCGGCAATCATTTCGGCTCGCTCGACGATTTCGACTATCCGGTCACGCGGCGCCAGGCTCTCGGATATCTGCGCTGGTTCGTGCGCGAGGCATTGCCGGAGTTCGGCCGCTACCAGGATGCGATGCGCGAAGGCGAGCCGCTGCTCTTCCACTCGCATCTGTCGGCGCTCATCAATTGCGGGCTCCTGACGCCCGCAGAATGTTGCGGGGCCGCCGAGAAGGCCTTTCGCGACGGGCATGCGCCGATCAACGCCGCCGAGGGGTTCGTGCGCCAGATCATCGGCTGGCGCGAATTCATCCGCGGCGTCTACTGGCGCGAGATGCCGGGCTACGGCGAGAAGAACGCCCTGGATGCGCGCCGCGCGCTGCCGGACTTCTTCTGGACGGGGCAGACAGAGATGAACTGCCTCGCCCAGTCGATCGGCGAGACGCGGGCCTACGCCTATGCCCACCACATCCAGCGGCTGATGGTGATCGGCAATTTCTGCCTTCTGGCCGGCTTTGATCCGAGGCAGGTGCAGGAGTGGTATCTCGTCGTCTATCACGACGCTTACGAATGGGTGGAGATGCCCAATGTGGTCGGCATGATCCTCTACGCCGACGACGGGCTTTTCGCGACGAAGCCCTACGCGGCGTCGGGCAACTACATCAACCGCATGTCGGACTACTGCCGCTCGTGCCGCTACGACGTGAAGCAGCGAACGGGCGAGGATGCCTGCCCGTTCAACTATCTCTACTGGGATTTCGTCGCCCGCAACGAGAAGCGCCTCGCGCAGAATCCGCGCACGGGCCGTGTCGTCTCCACACTTCACCGCATGGACGCGGGCAAGGTCGCCACCATGCGTGCCGACGCGAGCCGCTTCCTCGACGGCCTGCCGTCCTCGGGCGACTACTGA
- the ugpB gene encoding sn-glycerol-3-phosphate ABC transporter substrate-binding protein UgpB → MTHAFKTAALAAILLSGAALPAAAQTEIQWWHSMSGELGTKLEGLATAFNETQSDYRVVPVNRGTYPESMTAAIAAFRAGEQPHILQVFEVGTGTFMAAGDAIYPVQELMADTGEAFDREGYLPAVVGYYSTAEGEMLSFPFNSSTPILYYNKDAFEAAGLDAETPPTTWDELAEAAATIVESGAASCGFTTTWPSWLNLESFSAWHNTPIATRQNGMAGLDTEFEFADAGLVARHWANLAEWQQTGAYQYRGRGSDAGPAFRSGECAILLESSAGRAAILANTDFEVGFGMLPYYDDVEGAPQNSIIGGASLWVMRGKDEASYPGVARFLAFLSSPEVQADWHQSTGYLPITQAAYELSQEQGYYDENPGSDVGIQEMTLNEPTENSQGLRFGNFVQIRAMIEEELEAALNGSKSAEEAVEAAQTRGNEMLREFEAQNQ, encoded by the coding sequence ATGACGCACGCCTTCAAGACCGCGGCACTGGCCGCCATCCTTCTCTCCGGCGCCGCCCTCCCGGCCGCCGCACAGACCGAAATCCAGTGGTGGCATTCGATGTCGGGCGAGCTCGGCACGAAGCTCGAGGGCCTCGCCACCGCCTTCAACGAAACGCAGTCCGATTACCGCGTCGTGCCCGTCAACCGCGGCACCTATCCCGAGTCGATGACGGCCGCGATCGCCGCCTTCCGCGCCGGCGAGCAGCCGCACATCCTGCAGGTCTTCGAGGTCGGCACCGGCACCTTCATGGCCGCGGGCGACGCGATCTATCCGGTGCAGGAACTGATGGCCGACACCGGCGAGGCGTTCGACCGCGAGGGTTACCTGCCGGCCGTCGTCGGGTACTACTCGACCGCCGAGGGCGAGATGCTCTCCTTCCCGTTCAACTCCTCGACGCCGATCCTCTATTACAACAAGGACGCCTTCGAAGCGGCCGGCCTCGACGCCGAGACCCCGCCGACGACGTGGGACGAGCTGGCCGAGGCCGCCGCGACCATCGTCGAATCGGGCGCGGCCTCCTGCGGCTTCACCACCACTTGGCCGTCCTGGCTGAACCTCGAAAGCTTCTCGGCCTGGCACAACACGCCGATCGCGACCCGGCAGAACGGCATGGCCGGCCTCGACACCGAGTTCGAGTTCGCCGACGCCGGCCTCGTCGCACGCCACTGGGCCAACCTTGCCGAATGGCAGCAGACGGGTGCCTACCAGTATCGCGGCCGCGGTTCTGATGCCGGCCCGGCCTTCCGCTCGGGCGAGTGCGCGATCCTGCTCGAATCCTCGGCCGGCCGCGCGGCGATCCTCGCCAACACCGACTTCGAGGTCGGCTTCGGGATGCTGCCCTACTACGACGACGTCGAGGGCGCGCCGCAGAACTCGATCATCGGCGGCGCCTCGCTCTGGGTGATGCGCGGCAAGGACGAGGCGAGCTATCCGGGCGTCGCGCGGTTCCTTGCCTTCCTCTCCAGCCCCGAGGTCCAGGCCGACTGGCACCAGTCGACCGGCTACCTGCCGATCACGCAGGCTGCCTACGAGCTCTCCCAGGAGCAGGGCTATTATGACGAGAACCCGGGTTCGGACGTCGGCATCCAGGAGATGACGCTGAACGAGCCGACCGAGAACTCCCAGGGCCTGCGCTTCGGCAACTTCGTGCAGATCCGCGCCATGATCGAGGAAGAGCTCGAGGCGGCGCTGAACGGCAGCAAGAGCGCCGAGGAGGCCGTCGAGGCCGCTCAGACGCGCGGCAACGAGATGCTGCGCGAGTTCGAGGCCCAGAACCAGTAA
- the ugpA gene encoding sn-glycerol-3-phosphate ABC transporter permease UgpA: MSEKRVIFRGTALPLLLLAPQLAVTAVFFLYPAAQAVRQSMFRSDAFGFGERFVGFDNFSALLNSARYWDSVGVTAVFAASVAIITLVVSLALAAAVDRLIRGSSVYSTLLIWPYAVAPAVAGILWWFLFNPSIGILAYVLRTFGIRWDQFVNGDHALILVIIAASWAQISYNFIFFLAGLQSIPRSIMEAAAIDGAGPVKRFFTITLPLLSPTVFFLSVINVVYAFFDTFAIIDTTTAGGPGRDTTTLVYSAYSDGFLGQNFGSSAAQSVLLTAVVMVLTIVQFRFVERRVHY, translated from the coding sequence ATGTCCGAAAAGCGTGTGATCTTTCGCGGCACAGCCCTGCCGCTCCTGTTGCTGGCGCCGCAGCTCGCGGTGACGGCGGTCTTCTTTCTCTATCCGGCTGCGCAGGCCGTGCGTCAGTCGATGTTCCGCTCGGACGCCTTCGGCTTCGGGGAGCGCTTCGTCGGCTTCGATAATTTCTCCGCGCTCCTGAATTCGGCGCGATACTGGGATTCGGTCGGCGTCACCGCCGTCTTCGCCGCGTCCGTCGCCATCATCACCCTCGTCGTCTCGCTGGCGCTCGCCGCCGCCGTCGACCGTCTGATCCGCGGCTCGTCCGTCTATTCGACGCTGCTGATCTGGCCCTACGCTGTCGCGCCGGCCGTCGCTGGCATCCTGTGGTGGTTCCTGTTCAACCCTTCGATCGGCATCCTCGCCTACGTTCTGCGAACCTTCGGCATCCGCTGGGACCAGTTCGTCAACGGAGACCACGCGCTGATCCTCGTCATCATCGCGGCGAGCTGGGCGCAGATCTCCTACAACTTCATCTTCTTCCTCGCCGGGCTCCAGTCGATCCCGCGCTCGATCATGGAAGCGGCGGCGATCGACGGCGCCGGGCCCGTGAAGCGCTTCTTCACCATCACCCTGCCGCTGCTCTCGCCAACGGTGTTCTTCCTGTCGGTGATCAACGTCGTCTACGCCTTCTTCGACACCTTCGCGATCATCGACACGACGACGGCGGGCGGGCCGGGCCGTGATACGACGACGCTCGTCTACTCGGCCTATTCGGACGGCTTTCTCGGCCAGAACTTCGGCTCCTCGGCCGCACAGTCCGTTCTCCTGACGGCGGTCGTCATGGTGCTGACGATCGTCCAGTTCCGCTTCGTCGAGCGGCGGGTGCATTACTGA
- the ugpE gene encoding sn-glycerol-3-phosphate ABC transporter permease UgpE, giving the protein MVEKRPLVTIATHVVLVLGVILVLLPVWVAFVASTHTSFRLNTGLAPLWPGTAMLDNYALIFSEGARRNGLPPVGPMMFNSLVMALGITFGKIVISILSAFAIVYFRFRFRMAAFWVIFITLMLPVEVRIVPTFQVVAGFGLLNSYTGLILPLIASATATFLYRQIFLQIPDELLEAARIDGAGPLKFLWDIVVPLTRTSTAALFVILFVYGWNQYLWPLLVTTQPDFYTIVRGIKGIATAADSEPVWNLVMAVAMLAMLPPIAVVIFMQKLFVRGLTETEK; this is encoded by the coding sequence ATGGTCGAAAAGCGCCCGCTCGTCACGATCGCGACGCATGTCGTCCTCGTCCTCGGCGTCATCCTGGTGCTGCTGCCGGTGTGGGTCGCCTTCGTCGCCTCGACCCATACGAGCTTCCGGCTGAACACCGGCCTCGCGCCGCTTTGGCCGGGCACGGCGATGCTCGACAATTACGCGCTGATCTTCTCGGAAGGGGCACGCCGCAACGGTCTGCCGCCGGTCGGCCCGATGATGTTCAATTCGCTGGTGATGGCGCTCGGCATCACCTTCGGCAAGATCGTCATCTCGATCCTGTCGGCCTTCGCGATCGTCTATTTCCGCTTCCGCTTCCGCATGGCCGCCTTCTGGGTCATCTTCATCACCCTGATGCTGCCGGTGGAGGTGCGCATCGTGCCGACCTTCCAGGTCGTCGCCGGCTTCGGGCTCCTGAACTCCTACACGGGCCTCATCCTGCCGCTGATCGCGAGCGCGACGGCGACCTTCCTCTACCGCCAGATCTTCCTGCAGATCCCGGACGAGCTTCTGGAGGCCGCGCGCATCGACGGCGCAGGGCCCTTAAAGTTCCTGTGGGACATCGTCGTGCCGCTGACGCGCACCTCGACCGCCGCTCTCTTCGTCATCCTCTTCGTCTACGGCTGGAACCAGTATCTCTGGCCGCTGCTGGTGACGACGCAGCCGGATTTCTACACCATCGTGCGCGGCATCAAGGGCATCGCCACAGCGGCCGATTCCGAGCCTGTCTGGAATCTCGTCATGGCCGTCGCCATGCTCGCCATGCTGCCGCCCATCGCCGTCGTGATCTTCATGCAGAAGCTCTTCGTGCGCGGCCTCACCGAAACGGAGAAATAG
- the ugpC gene encoding sn-glycerol-3-phosphate ABC transporter ATP-binding protein UgpC codes for MASINLEEVGKTYPGAREESVKGVSLNVRDGEFVVLVGPSGCGKSTLLRMVAGLETITRGTARIGERVVNDIEPADRDIAMVFQNYALYPHMSVRQNLAYGLRNRGTPKAEIARRIESAAAILEIAPFLDRKPRQLSGGQRQRVAMGRAIVREPAAFLFDEPLSNLDAKLRVQMRAEIRSLQKRLGTTSLYVTHDQLEAMTLADRLVVLNGGRIEQVGTPLEVYEKPASLFVASFVGSPAMNFLPLESTPPAHVLGLDQADVRTGQTLGLRPEHMTILPAGERRAGGLVFDLSVTAVEVVGAESYVYGVPQGGGAPVSVRVPGYARYEIGEAFAAHADPSRLHRFDTASGLRAS; via the coding sequence TTGGCTTCCATCAACCTCGAGGAGGTCGGCAAGACCTATCCCGGCGCGCGAGAGGAATCGGTCAAGGGCGTTTCCCTCAACGTGCGGGACGGCGAGTTCGTCGTCCTCGTCGGCCCGTCCGGCTGCGGAAAATCCACGCTTCTGCGCATGGTGGCAGGGCTCGAGACGATCACGCGCGGCACCGCGCGGATCGGCGAGAGGGTGGTCAACGACATCGAACCGGCCGATCGCGACATCGCGATGGTCTTCCAGAACTACGCGCTCTATCCGCATATGAGCGTGCGGCAGAACCTGGCCTACGGCCTGCGCAACCGCGGTACGCCCAAGGCCGAGATCGCGCGGCGCATCGAGAGCGCGGCGGCGATCCTGGAGATCGCGCCCTTCCTCGACCGCAAGCCGCGCCAGCTTTCAGGCGGCCAACGCCAGCGCGTGGCGATGGGACGGGCGATCGTGCGCGAGCCCGCCGCCTTCCTCTTCGACGAGCCGCTGTCCAATCTCGACGCCAAGCTGCGCGTCCAGATGCGCGCCGAGATCCGCTCGCTGCAGAAGCGGCTCGGCACGACGAGCCTCTACGTCACGCACGACCAGCTCGAGGCGATGACGCTGGCCGACCGTCTCGTCGTCCTCAACGGCGGGCGGATCGAGCAGGTCGGCACGCCGCTGGAGGTCTACGAGAAGCCGGCGAGCCTCTTCGTCGCGAGCTTCGTCGGCTCGCCGGCAATGAATTTCCTGCCTCTCGAGAGCACGCCGCCCGCTCATGTCCTCGGGCTCGATCAAGCAGATGTGCGCACCGGTCAGACGCTCGGCCTTCGCCCCGAGCACATGACGATCCTGCCCGCCGGCGAGCGCCGCGCAGGCGGCCTCGTCTTCGATCTGTCGGTGACGGCGGTCGAGGTCGTGGGCGCGGAAAGCTACGTCTACGGCGTGCCGCAAGGCGGTGGAGCGCCCGTCTCCGTGCGCGTTCCGGGCTATGCGCGCTACGAGATCGGCGAGGCCTTCGCTGCCCATGCCGACCCGTCGCGGCTCCACCGCTTCGATACCGCGAGCGGCCTGCGCGCCTCCTGA